From Granulicella sp. WH15, the proteins below share one genomic window:
- a CDS encoding choice-of-anchor D domain-containing protein: MVRAVRLLPAFAVLALSFLISSCGGGSSSGTTPPPVTTPPTPATQHGTVFGGTIPVIGATIQLYAVGTTGDGSAATPLLNPAVTSDSNGSFTMQGSEACPSASALVYLVATGGNPGLASGTNNKALSMMAAIGPCSSLTPSANFVINELTTVAAVAALEPYFTSPTAIGTSPANSADLTSAFTLAAAFANPTTGVTPGAAVPAGDTVPVEQINTLADILATCIDTTGGAAGDSTPCGDLLTLATPSGATAPATTLTALLNIAKNPTLNVASLFHLASDSGPFQPIPAQAPLNWTVRLQVPSTLKITPTAGLSFAATPVSTTAPTQAVTLTNTGTSAIALTSLSLAGINAADFAQTSNCTASLQPQATCTATVGFTPTAAGSRSAYLVVTSNAPNSPQPILLTGTATASAPAITLSPASLTFTSQTIGFTSAAQAITLTNSGTGTLNLSSITLAGANAADYTLANSCSATLATSAHCTFSVTFKPTAAGTRTATITIVSNATSSPNTILLTGTGIAPSFSLSSGELNFYTLVGSTSPAQTVTLTNTSTGILNIASITLTGANAADYILVNACPATLAASAHCTYSVTFKPSSIGTRTATLSIISNASSAPFTIPLTGVGTTAAISLSAASLTFASQTIGSASPAQTVTLTNSGTGTLNLTSITLAGANATDYSLVNACPATLAASAHCTFTVAFKPIAAGTRTAAVSIVSNATSSPNTIALTGTGTTSAISLSPTSITFASQPVGSTSAAQTVTLTNSGTGALNLTGITLSGANAADYSLANACPASLAASAHCTFTVAFNPTAAGTRTAAVTIASNAPAASTIPLTGSGTATIPPPPSSITLSTNSLAFTNYAVSFNATGYAQPTITGNTVTVTNSGSAPLLISAINISPSFYQTNNCGSELLGQSVCTITVWPIEVPAAPSTTATSYTGTLTLVSNDPTAPSTVALSNTVNVPATANDFGTWAVGMPSNAPLMIEGNLSIGYIGSFTAIMTGPDSADFPASTTPDSQCGVPMVGCNEQVIFQPTTTGKRLSVYVVLAPGDYGGSFSIREVHVLSGAGQEAGPSFSLTPQSPVQVNKGSAPASDTLTLSNNGTTSLDLSQLSSSTTDAVITGSTCGKVAIAATCTVNITYSSSVTGTHTVTFSSMDAISGKTLTASFNAMVYYLPPSVSPNSLSFPPTHLGATTSQTFSVTSPDSHPLTVAIGPPASCFGSCSAAFIFPTATCNSGTCTFTATYAPTVSSPSGGFDSGDIRVTDTVSSEFVDIHLSGSPGIPIFSFSPSSLNFPSRPMGSMSTPQSIKLSNTGDATLNMSSISLTGANAADYVLTNASNCLELVANSYCTLTVAFNPTAAGTRTAAISFNTGATTSVGTLPLTGEATDPSITSDSTTLNPAGFASIRTP, encoded by the coding sequence ATGGTTCGTGCCGTTCGCCTCCTCCCCGCCTTCGCGGTCCTCGCCCTCTCTTTCCTTATCTCCAGTTGCGGCGGCGGCAGTTCCTCCGGAACGACTCCTCCCCCAGTTACGACGCCACCCACCCCGGCCACTCAGCACGGCACCGTCTTCGGCGGCACCATCCCCGTCATTGGAGCTACCATCCAGCTCTACGCCGTCGGCACCACCGGCGACGGCTCCGCCGCCACTCCGCTCCTGAACCCCGCCGTCACCAGCGACAGCAACGGCAGCTTCACCATGCAGGGCAGCGAGGCCTGCCCCTCGGCCTCGGCGCTCGTCTACCTGGTCGCCACCGGCGGCAACCCCGGCCTGGCCTCCGGCACCAACAACAAGGCCCTGTCCATGATGGCCGCCATCGGCCCCTGCAGCAGCCTTACGCCGTCGGCCAACTTCGTCATCAACGAGCTGACCACCGTCGCCGCCGTCGCCGCGCTCGAACCCTACTTCACCAGCCCCACCGCCATCGGAACCAGCCCGGCCAACTCCGCCGACCTCACCAGTGCCTTCACCCTGGCCGCCGCCTTCGCCAACCCCACCACCGGCGTCACCCCCGGAGCCGCTGTCCCCGCAGGCGACACCGTCCCAGTCGAACAGATCAACACCCTGGCCGACATCCTCGCCACCTGCATCGACACCACCGGCGGCGCGGCAGGCGACAGCACCCCTTGCGGCGACCTGCTCACCCTCGCCACGCCCTCCGGAGCCACCGCTCCCGCCACCACCCTCACCGCTCTGCTGAACATCGCCAAGAACCCGACTCTCAACGTCGCCTCGCTCTTCCACCTCGCCTCCGACTCCGGTCCCTTCCAGCCCATCCCGGCCCAGGCTCCACTGAACTGGACCGTGCGCCTCCAAGTCCCCAGCACGCTCAAGATCACCCCCACTGCGGGCCTCAGCTTCGCTGCGACGCCGGTCTCGACCACTGCCCCCACCCAGGCCGTCACCCTCACCAACACCGGAACCTCGGCCATTGCGCTCACCAGCCTCTCGCTGGCCGGGATCAACGCCGCCGACTTCGCCCAGACCTCCAACTGCACCGCCTCGCTGCAGCCGCAGGCGACCTGCACCGCCACCGTCGGCTTCACCCCCACGGCCGCGGGCAGCCGCTCTGCCTACCTGGTCGTCACCTCGAACGCGCCCAACTCGCCGCAGCCCATCCTGCTCACCGGCACGGCCACGGCCAGCGCTCCGGCCATCACGCTCTCACCCGCCTCGCTCACCTTCACTTCGCAGACGATCGGCTTCACCTCAGCGGCCCAGGCCATCACCTTGACCAACTCCGGCACCGGAACGCTGAACCTCTCCAGCATCACCCTCGCCGGAGCCAACGCGGCCGATTACACCCTGGCCAACTCCTGCTCCGCAACGCTGGCGACCTCGGCCCACTGCACCTTCTCCGTCACCTTCAAGCCCACGGCAGCAGGAACTCGAACGGCCACGATTACTATCGTCTCCAACGCAACCTCGTCGCCCAATACGATCCTTCTCACAGGCACCGGAATAGCTCCATCGTTCTCGCTCTCGTCCGGCGAGCTCAACTTCTACACTCTGGTCGGATCGACCTCCCCGGCCCAGACCGTCACCCTGACCAACACCAGCACTGGAATACTGAACATCGCCAGCATCACCCTGACCGGAGCCAACGCAGCCGATTACATCCTGGTCAACGCCTGCCCTGCAACGCTGGCAGCATCGGCCCACTGCACCTACTCCGTCACCTTCAAACCCTCGTCAATCGGAACGCGCACCGCTACGCTCTCCATTATCTCCAACGCAAGTTCGGCCCCCTTTACGATCCCTCTCACAGGCGTCGGCACAACGGCGGCGATCTCGCTTTCGGCCGCCTCGCTCACCTTTGCATCGCAGACAATCGGCTCCGCCTCCCCAGCTCAGACCGTCACCCTCACCAACTCCGGTACCGGCACGCTGAACCTCACCAGCATCACCCTCGCTGGAGCCAACGCAACGGACTACTCGCTGGTTAACGCCTGCCCTGCAACGTTGGCAGCCTCGGCCCACTGCACCTTTACCGTCGCCTTCAAGCCCATCGCAGCAGGAACTCGAACAGCGGCCGTCTCCATCGTCTCCAACGCAACCTCGTCACCCAATACGATCGCTCTCACAGGAACCGGCACAACGTCGGCGATCTCGCTTTCGCCCACGTCGATCACGTTCGCCTCGCAACCGGTCGGCTCGACCTCCGCGGCCCAGACCGTTACCCTCACCAACTCTGGCACCGGAGCACTGAACCTTACCGGTATCACCCTCTCCGGTGCTAACGCCGCAGATTACTCCCTCGCCAATGCCTGCCCGGCATCGCTGGCAGCCTCGGCCCACTGCACCTTTACCGTCGCCTTCAATCCCACGGCGGCGGGAACTCGCACCGCCGCCGTCACCATCGCCTCGAACGCCCCCGCCGCCTCGACCATCCCCCTCACCGGAAGCGGAACCGCAACGATACCCCCGCCGCCCAGCTCGATCACCCTCTCGACCAACTCGCTGGCCTTCACCAACTACGCAGTCTCTTTCAACGCGACCGGCTACGCACAACCCACGATCACCGGCAATACCGTTACCGTCACCAATAGCGGCTCCGCGCCGCTGCTGATCTCGGCCATCAATATCAGCCCCAGCTTCTACCAGACCAACAACTGCGGCTCCGAGCTTCTCGGCCAGTCGGTCTGCACCATCACGGTCTGGCCCATCGAGGTCCCGGCGGCCCCTTCGACCACGGCCACCAGCTACACCGGCACGCTCACACTTGTCAGCAATGACCCCACCGCTCCCAGTACCGTGGCCCTCTCCAACACGGTCAATGTGCCGGCTACGGCCAACGACTTCGGAACCTGGGCGGTCGGAATGCCGAGCAATGCTCCCTTGATGATTGAGGGCAACCTGTCAATCGGATATATCGGCAGCTTTACCGCCATTATGACTGGACCGGACAGCGCGGACTTCCCCGCCTCGACGACCCCTGATAGCCAATGTGGAGTACCGATGGTGGGATGCAACGAACAGGTGATCTTCCAGCCGACTACAACCGGAAAGCGTCTCTCCGTCTATGTGGTCCTGGCTCCCGGAGACTACGGTGGATCGTTCTCCATCCGAGAGGTCCATGTCCTCTCGGGAGCGGGACAGGAAGCCGGTCCCTCCTTCTCGCTTACGCCGCAATCTCCCGTCCAGGTCAATAAAGGCTCAGCGCCCGCCAGTGACACACTCACCCTTTCGAACAATGGAACCACCAGCCTCGATCTTTCTCAGCTCTCCAGCTCGACGACCGATGCCGTCATCACCGGCAGTACCTGCGGAAAGGTCGCAATCGCAGCCACCTGCACGGTCAATATAACGTACAGTTCCTCGGTAACCGGAACCCATACTGTCACCTTCAGCAGCATGGATGCCATCTCTGGAAAGACCCTCACCGCCAGCTTCAATGCGATGGTCTACTATCTTCCCCCATCTGTTTCTCCAAATTCGCTCTCCTTTCCCCCCACCCATCTTGGTGCCACGACGAGCCAGACCTTTAGTGTCACCAGTCCTGACTCTCACCCCCTGACTGTGGCTATCGGTCCACCCGCATCCTGCTTCGGCTCCTGCTCCGCGGCCTTCATCTTCCCCACCGCGACTTGTAACAGCGGCACCTGCACCTTCACGGCTACTTATGCGCCGACTGTGTCTTCCCCGTCCGGAGGCTTCGATTCTGGCGACATCAGGGTCACTGACACAGTCAGTTCGGAGTTCGTCGACATACACCTCTCCGGCTCTCCCGGAATCCCGATCTTCAGTTTCTCCCCTTCTTCCCTCAATTTCCCCTCCCGGCCCATGGGCTCTATGTCCACGCCCCAGAGCATTAAGCTCTCCAACACCGGGGATGCCACGTTGAATATGTCCAGTATCTCCCTGACCGGAGCCAACGCCGCCGACTACGTCCTCACAAACGCCAGTAACTGCCTGGAACTAGTTGCCAATAGCTACTGCACCCTTACCGTAGCCTTCAACCCCACCGCGGCCGGAACCCGCACCGCGGCGATCAGCTTCAACACCGGTGCAACGACCTCGGTCGGTACGCTGCCGCTGACGGGAGAGGCCACTGACCCGAGCATCACATCGGACTCCACCACACTCAACCCAGCCGGCTTCGCATCGATAAGAACACCATGA
- a CDS encoding rod shape-determining protein has protein sequence MRSLFSLFSSDLAIDLGTANTLVFAHGKGIIVNEPSIIAVNSVTGEVEAVGKEAKEMLGRTPGNIVAIKPMKDGVIADFKQTEKMLNYFIHKAHNRKMMVHPRIVIGVPSEITQVEKRAVMDSAYRAKASEVHLVEQAMVAAIGAGLPITEPGGNMVVDIGGGTSDIAVISLAGIVYSRSVRMAGNQMDEAVITYLKRKYNLLIGERTAEQIKIELGSAYPLDKPLTMEVKGRNLIEGVPKTITIEDSEIREALGECIATIINGIRVALERTPPELSADISDRGIVLTGGGALIKNLDKRIREETGLPVSVADDPLASVVLGTGKMLSDFKLLRKISID, from the coding sequence ATGCGCTCCTTGTTCAGCCTGTTCTCGTCCGACCTGGCGATTGACCTGGGCACGGCCAACACGCTTGTCTTTGCTCATGGCAAAGGGATTATCGTCAACGAGCCCTCGATCATCGCAGTCAATTCGGTCACCGGCGAGGTGGAGGCCGTGGGTAAAGAGGCGAAGGAGATGCTGGGGCGCACGCCGGGCAACATCGTCGCCATCAAGCCGATGAAGGACGGCGTCATCGCCGACTTCAAGCAGACGGAAAAGATGTTGAACTACTTCATCCACAAGGCGCACAACCGCAAGATGATGGTGCATCCTCGCATCGTGATCGGCGTTCCGTCGGAGATTACGCAGGTGGAGAAGCGCGCCGTCATGGACTCGGCCTATCGGGCCAAGGCCAGCGAGGTGCATCTGGTCGAGCAGGCCATGGTGGCGGCCATCGGAGCGGGGCTGCCCATCACCGAGCCGGGCGGCAACATGGTAGTCGATATCGGCGGCGGCACCAGCGACATCGCGGTAATCTCGCTGGCGGGCATCGTCTACTCGCGATCGGTGCGTATGGCGGGCAACCAGATGGACGAGGCCGTCATTACCTATCTGAAGCGCAAGTACAACCTGCTGATCGGCGAGCGCACGGCGGAGCAGATCAAGATCGAGCTGGGTTCGGCGTACCCGCTGGACAAGCCGCTGACGATGGAGGTCAAGGGCCGCAACCTGATCGAGGGCGTGCCCAAGACGATCACGATTGAGGACTCCGAGATTCGCGAGGCGCTGGGTGAGTGTATCGCCACTATTATCAATGGGATACGCGTTGCGCTCGAGCGCACGCCGCCGGAGCTTTCGGCCGATATCTCCGACCGCGGCATCGTGCTGACGGGCGGCGGGGCGCTCATCAAGAACTTAGACAAGCGTATCCGCGAGGAGACGGGGCTGCCGGTCTCGGTGGCCGACGATCCCCTGGCTTCGGTGGTCCTGGGCACGGGCAAGATGCTCTCGGACTTCAAGCTGCTGCGCAAAATCTCGATCGACTAG
- the ald gene encoding alanine dehydrogenase yields MIIGVPKEVKDHESRVGVTPAGVKALVEAGHQVLVETNAGALSAFVDDEYQAAGAEIVGSAHDAWSLADMVVKVKEPVEKEYKHFREGLVLFTYLHLAPLPELTGALLEKKVTGIAYETVRDRQGTLPLLTPMSEVAGRMSVQVGATYLEKEKGGRGVLLGGVPGTPPGNVCIIGGGIVGLNAAKIALGMGARVTLVDLNLNRLRELDDIFGGRVHTLMSNSYNVERAVAEADLVIGGVLIPGAAAPKIVTRGMVAKMKKGAVIVDVAIDQGGCIETARPTTHTDPSFVIDGVVHYCVTNMPAAVPYTSTLALTNATFPYLMKLAKLGAQEAIKADAGIAEGVNTYAGKLTYGAVAEAQNREWSKIADLV; encoded by the coding sequence ATGATTATTGGTGTGCCGAAGGAAGTGAAGGATCACGAAAGCCGCGTCGGCGTAACCCCGGCGGGCGTCAAGGCGCTGGTCGAAGCCGGCCATCAAGTGCTCGTGGAGACCAACGCGGGTGCGCTCTCGGCCTTTGTCGATGACGAATACCAGGCCGCCGGAGCCGAGATCGTCGGCTCGGCCCACGACGCCTGGAGCCTCGCCGACATGGTCGTCAAGGTAAAGGAGCCGGTCGAGAAGGAGTATAAGCACTTCCGCGAGGGCCTCGTCCTGTTCACCTACCTACACCTGGCTCCGCTGCCGGAGCTGACCGGCGCGCTGCTCGAAAAGAAGGTTACCGGCATCGCCTATGAGACGGTGCGCGACCGCCAGGGCACGCTGCCGCTGCTGACGCCCATGAGCGAGGTCGCCGGGCGTATGAGCGTGCAGGTCGGCGCTACCTATCTGGAGAAGGAAAAGGGCGGGCGCGGCGTGCTGCTGGGCGGCGTTCCCGGCACGCCTCCGGGTAATGTCTGCATCATCGGCGGCGGCATCGTCGGGCTGAACGCGGCCAAGATCGCGCTGGGCATGGGCGCGCGCGTCACCCTGGTGGACCTGAACCTGAACCGTCTGCGCGAGCTGGACGATATCTTCGGCGGACGCGTGCATACGCTGATGTCGAACAGCTACAACGTCGAACGGGCGGTGGCTGAGGCCGATCTGGTCATCGGCGGCGTGCTCATCCCCGGCGCGGCGGCACCCAAGATCGTCACGCGCGGCATGGTCGCCAAGATGAAGAAGGGCGCGGTCATTGTGGACGTCGCCATCGACCAGGGCGGCTGCATCGAGACGGCTCGTCCCACCACCCACACCGATCCCTCGTTCGTCATCGACGGCGTGGTTCACTACTGCGTCACCAACATGCCTGCGGCGGTGCCCTACACCTCGACCCTGGCGCTGACCAACGCCACCTTCCCCTACCTGATGAAGCTGGCCAAGCTGGGCGCGCAGGAGGCGATCAAGGCGGACGCGGGCATCGCGGAGGGCGTCAACACCTACGCGGGCAAGCTGACCTACGGCGCAGTCGCCGAGGCCCAGAACCGCGAATGGAGCAAGATCGCCGACCTCGTCTAG
- a CDS encoding ATP-binding protein — protein sequence MTTSAHRRKLLSIALGVGLLILFSGLAAMNAWNLKFLNPATTSQIVVYTGLSAVAFLLFVAVLVLLVRNVLKLYADQRSRVMGSRLRTRMLWGAVLVSLLPIAFMFCFSYLLMNRAVERWFSQPVTQIHDDSNRLATDLSRYTSANARVEAESIKNGIADLGRASLGRDTGHTKDTAASRAAVDRVLRLHELTLQGGFAMVFREGNAIAAFHMPRRDGVTAEVKPWLPEAGETVDGGDDDSKPAHVAGTALGTSMDAAILSASERDDQPMFSLGGTDYALGTAVLKQGGTVVVGLPMPYGMSNTMAQMRKAADQYWVLFRARRQVRNLYMLLLLMMTSLALFCSCWLALHLSRQVTKPVEALADAMESIAAGDYGHRVHESATEELGELVRSFNQMAADLEDSRAQVDASTALLSDANAALRARRGELETMLETIPNGVATLDRERRIVLANRALSEMIDPGGQRPFIGRTLSEVFPAEVVEPLDRLVLRSHRMGSASGEMEMDTGSGVLNLLATVALLETGTGRSLLSDPQEAHLGYVLVLENATELLRAQRQSAWKEVARRVAHEIKNPLTPISLNAEQIGRHIERIGLTLEANSLGSPSVAIIRRSSEVISSSVESMRSLVDQFAALAEFPTARPRPADLNTIVENSLAMFAGRMQGIRLVRRFAEDLPLVMADPEAMKRALGNLIDNAVEAMQQSLLREMWVSTALLANGMVELTVADTGAGLTAEMRERLFLPYFSTKQRGTGLGLAIAAKIIQEHQGTIRAEKNEPAGARFIVELKPASGEELGETSAVHSTPLNVGAATTARPN from the coding sequence ATGACGACCAGCGCGCATCGCCGCAAGCTGCTGAGTATCGCGCTGGGTGTAGGCCTGCTGATCCTCTTCTCCGGGCTGGCCGCCATGAACGCCTGGAACCTCAAGTTCCTGAACCCCGCGACCACCAGCCAGATCGTCGTCTACACCGGCCTCTCCGCCGTGGCGTTCCTGCTCTTCGTCGCCGTGCTGGTGCTGCTGGTGCGCAACGTGCTGAAGCTGTACGCCGACCAGCGCAGCCGAGTGATGGGCTCGCGCCTGCGCACCCGCATGTTGTGGGGAGCCGTGCTGGTAAGCCTGCTGCCCATCGCCTTCATGTTCTGCTTCAGCTACCTGCTGATGAACCGCGCCGTCGAGCGCTGGTTCTCGCAGCCCGTCACCCAGATCCACGACGACTCCAACCGCCTGGCCACCGACCTGTCGCGCTACACCTCGGCCAACGCGCGGGTGGAGGCCGAGTCGATCAAGAACGGCATCGCCGACCTGGGCCGCGCCAGCCTGGGACGCGATACGGGCCACACCAAGGATACGGCGGCTTCCAGGGCAGCGGTCGATCGCGTCCTGCGCCTGCATGAACTGACGCTGCAGGGCGGCTTCGCGATGGTCTTCCGCGAAGGTAACGCCATCGCCGCCTTCCACATGCCTCGGCGTGACGGCGTTACCGCCGAGGTGAAGCCCTGGCTGCCCGAAGCAGGCGAGACTGTCGACGGCGGCGACGATGACTCCAAGCCCGCCCATGTGGCGGGGACCGCCCTGGGCACATCGATGGATGCAGCCATCCTGAGCGCCTCCGAACGCGACGACCAACCCATGTTCTCCCTTGGCGGGACCGACTACGCCCTGGGCACCGCTGTGCTGAAGCAGGGCGGAACCGTCGTCGTCGGCCTGCCCATGCCCTACGGCATGTCCAATACCATGGCCCAGATGCGCAAGGCCGCCGACCAGTACTGGGTGCTCTTCCGTGCGCGCCGCCAGGTGCGCAACCTGTACATGCTCCTGCTGCTGATGATGACCAGCCTCGCGCTCTTCTGCTCCTGCTGGCTGGCTCTGCACCTCTCGCGTCAGGTCACCAAGCCGGTGGAGGCGCTGGCCGACGCGATGGAGTCCATCGCCGCCGGAGACTACGGCCACCGCGTCCACGAGAGCGCTACCGAGGAGCTGGGCGAGCTGGTCCGCAGCTTCAACCAGATGGCCGCCGACCTCGAAGACAGCCGCGCCCAGGTCGACGCCTCGACCGCCCTGCTCTCGGACGCCAACGCCGCCCTGCGAGCGCGCCGCGGCGAGCTGGAGACGATGCTCGAGACCATCCCTAACGGAGTCGCCACGCTGGACCGCGAGCGCCGCATCGTGCTGGCCAACCGCGCGCTCAGCGAGATGATCGACCCCGGCGGCCAGCGACCTTTCATCGGACGGACGCTCAGCGAGGTCTTCCCCGCCGAGGTGGTCGAACCGCTGGACCGGCTGGTGCTGCGCAGCCACCGCATGGGCTCGGCCTCGGGCGAGATGGAGATGGACACCGGCTCCGGCGTGCTGAACCTGTTGGCCACCGTGGCGCTGCTCGAGACGGGCACGGGCCGCTCGCTGCTGAGTGACCCGCAGGAGGCTCACCTGGGCTATGTGCTGGTGCTCGAGAACGCGACCGAGCTGCTGCGCGCCCAGCGCCAGAGCGCTTGGAAGGAGGTCGCCCGCCGGGTGGCTCACGAGATCAAGAACCCGCTGACGCCCATCTCGCTCAACGCCGAGCAGATTGGCCGCCACATCGAGCGCATCGGCCTGACCCTTGAGGCCAACTCGCTCGGATCGCCCTCGGTCGCGATCATCCGCCGCTCGAGCGAGGTGATCTCCTCCTCGGTCGAGAGCATGAGGTCTCTGGTCGATCAGTTCGCCGCGCTGGCCGAGTTCCCCACGGCACGGCCGCGGCCCGCCGACCTGAACACCATCGTCGAGAACTCGCTGGCCATGTTCGCCGGAAGGATGCAGGGTATCCGCCTAGTGCGCCGGTTCGCGGAGGATCTGCCGCTCGTGATGGCCGACCCCGAAGCCATGAAGCGCGCGCTCGGCAACCTGATCGACAATGCCGTGGAGGCCATGCAGCAGAGCCTGCTGCGCGAGATGTGGGTGAGCACCGCGCTACTGGCCAACGGCATGGTCGAGCTGACCGTGGCCGATACCGGAGCGGGCCTGACCGCCGAGATGCGCGAGCGGCTCTTTCTGCCCTACTTCTCGACGAAGCAGCGCGGCACCGGCCTCGGCCTCGCCATCGCGGCCAAGATCATTCAAGAACACCAGGGCACCATCCGCGCCGAGAAGAACGAGCCCGCCGGAGCCCGCTTCATCGTGGAGCTGAAGCCCGCCAGCGGCGAAGAGCTGGGCGAGACTAGCGCAGTCCACAGCACACCTTTGAACGTCGGCGCGGCCACCACCGCTAGGCCGAACTAA
- a CDS encoding esterase, producing the protein MKLWGVVLLVWVASALGQETAKVPLHRSPEVNADRSITFRYLGAGASKVEVEIDWLNKKVPMVKGADGVWSFTTAPLPPQIYSYSFYVDGEQIFDPGNLDVAPNLVYHDNMVEVPGSGQELWDVTPVPHGEVHRHVYTTKVLVGLRQAQEPYMVYTPPGYDAHAAKPYPVLYLLHGWSQTEAGWTSTEKAALILDNLLAAGKIKPMVVVMPQGYGDMSFVERHEIWEHKEPVDHNTRLFGQALLTEMLPRVEAEYRVARDREGRAIAGLSMGGLESLSVGLGNPDKFAWVGGFSSAVHLFAYPNPVAGLDPKTAKLRLLWIACGTEDSLIEPNRKLVTYLKGAGVPVTAVETPGAHVSQVWRWNLAEFAQLLFR; encoded by the coding sequence ATGAAGCTATGGGGTGTGGTTCTTCTGGTGTGGGTGGCGTCGGCGTTGGGGCAGGAGACGGCAAAGGTGCCGCTGCATCGCTCGCCTGAGGTCAATGCGGATCGCAGCATCACGTTTCGCTACCTGGGAGCCGGGGCCTCGAAGGTCGAGGTGGAGATCGATTGGCTCAACAAGAAGGTGCCGATGGTGAAGGGCGCGGACGGCGTCTGGAGCTTCACCACCGCGCCGCTGCCGCCGCAGATCTACTCCTACTCGTTCTATGTGGATGGCGAGCAGATCTTCGATCCGGGCAATCTGGACGTCGCGCCGAACCTGGTCTACCACGACAACATGGTGGAGGTGCCGGGCTCGGGGCAGGAGCTTTGGGACGTGACGCCGGTGCCGCATGGAGAGGTGCATCGGCACGTCTACACGACCAAGGTGCTGGTGGGGCTGCGGCAGGCGCAGGAGCCGTACATGGTCTATACGCCGCCGGGGTATGATGCGCACGCGGCGAAGCCCTATCCAGTGCTTTATCTGCTGCACGGCTGGTCGCAGACGGAGGCGGGGTGGACGTCGACCGAGAAGGCGGCGCTGATCCTCGACAACCTGCTGGCGGCGGGGAAGATCAAGCCGATGGTGGTGGTGATGCCGCAGGGCTATGGGGATATGTCGTTCGTGGAGCGGCACGAGATCTGGGAGCACAAGGAGCCGGTGGACCACAACACGCGGCTGTTCGGGCAGGCGCTGCTGACGGAGATGCTGCCTCGCGTGGAGGCCGAGTACCGGGTGGCGCGGGACCGCGAGGGCCGGGCGATTGCGGGGCTTTCGATGGGCGGGCTGGAGAGCCTGTCGGTTGGGCTGGGCAATCCGGATAAGTTTGCCTGGGTGGGTGGGTTCTCTTCGGCGGTGCATCTGTTTGCTTATCCAAACCCGGTGGCGGGGCTGGACCCGAAGACGGCGAAGCTGCGGCTGTTGTGGATCGCCTGTGGGACGGAGGATAGCTTGATTGAGCCGAACCGGAAGCTGGTGACCTACCTGAAGGGGGCAGGGGTGCCGGTAACGGCAGTGGAGACGCCAGGGGCGCATGTATCGCAGGTATGGCGGTGGAATCTGGCGGAGTTTGCTCAACTGTTATTCCGATAA